In Persicimonas caeni, a single window of DNA contains:
- a CDS encoding HAD-IIA family hydrolase translates to MSRPAQIALRDLYDNYDGLLIDAYGVLVHTSGAFDGAVSFMQSLSDRALPYVVITNDASRLPESCAAKYQRDGLDIRSERIVTSGSLVIDYFEEHNLHGARCLVLGPPDSKRYAERAGGELVDVDHGDFDVLIIGDESGYDFVPTTDKTLTTLFRKLDRGDDFELLLPNPDLIYQRSATSFGFTSGSVANLFENAIRARYPGCDICFERLGKPFAPMFDEAIERLGTRNCAVLGDQLETDIKGANDYGLDSVLVATGLTDLANTLDHSDVRPDFILPSLDEA, encoded by the coding sequence ATGTCGCGACCTGCCCAGATCGCCCTTCGAGACCTCTACGACAACTACGACGGCCTGCTCATCGACGCGTACGGTGTGCTGGTCCATACAAGCGGCGCCTTCGACGGCGCCGTTTCGTTTATGCAAAGCTTGTCCGACCGAGCCTTGCCCTACGTCGTCATCACGAACGACGCCTCGCGGCTGCCCGAGTCCTGCGCAGCCAAATACCAACGCGACGGGCTCGACATCCGCTCCGAACGCATCGTCACCTCGGGCTCTTTGGTCATCGATTACTTCGAAGAGCACAACCTTCACGGGGCGCGCTGCCTGGTGCTAGGGCCCCCAGACTCCAAGCGCTACGCCGAGCGCGCCGGCGGCGAGTTGGTCGATGTCGACCACGGCGACTTCGACGTACTCATCATCGGAGACGAGTCCGGCTACGATTTCGTGCCCACCACAGACAAGACGCTGACGACGCTGTTTCGCAAGCTCGACCGCGGCGACGACTTCGAACTCCTCTTGCCCAACCCCGACCTCATCTACCAGCGCTCGGCGACGAGTTTTGGCTTCACAAGCGGAAGCGTTGCCAACCTCTTCGAGAACGCGATTCGGGCGCGTTACCCCGGCTGCGATATTTGCTTCGAGCGGCTGGGCAAACCCTTCGCCCCCATGTTCGACGAGGCCATCGAGCGTTTGGGCACGCGCAATTGTGCGGTACTCGGCGACCAACTCGAGACCGACATCAAGGGCGCCAACGACTACGGCCTCGACTCGGTGCTGGTCGCCACGGGACTGACCGACCTGGCAAATACCCTCGATCACTCCGACGTGCGCCCTGATTTTATTCTGCCGTCTCTCGACGAGGCATGA